A single Lolium perenne isolate Kyuss_39 chromosome 6, Kyuss_2.0, whole genome shotgun sequence DNA region contains:
- the LOC127305397 gene encoding F-box protein PP2-B11 isoform X1, whose product METDACEIERLPDELLAAVISLTTPPDACRAAAVSRAFLAAADSDAVWSRFLPRVLPVFAQGELPCAPPSKKALFHFQRLADEPALLPCQLVSMCVDRATGAKCYMLSARALHISWGDNPNYWAWIKLGCDEIKTNKSFKEAAKLRGVWWLEIRGKIHSMLLSQNSAYAAYMVFKLADAGFSQLDFPFQEASISVGGSESTRQTCLQGYMKVGDDGVPRKHLLVSRTRNLTLLRPRRGAVPLTDDIVLPRKRADGWMEVELGEFYNEDGDDGEVSASLMETKGGVWKDGLVVWGIEIRAKQ is encoded by the exons ATGGAGACGGACGCCTGCGAGATTGAGCGCCTGCCGGATGAGCTCCTCGCGGCGGTGATCTCCCTCACGACTCCTCCCGACGCCTGCCGCGCGGCCGCCGTCTCTCGGGCCTTCCTCGCTGCCGCCGACTCCGACGCCGTCTGGTCCCGCTTCCTGCCCCGGGTCCTCCCGGTATTCGCCCAAGGGGAGCTTCCCTGCGCGCCGCCCTCCAAGAAGGCGCTCTTCCACTTCCAACGCCTCGCCGACGAACCGGCCCTCCTCCCGTGCCAACTGGTG AGCATGTGTGTAGACAGGGCTACGGGCGCCAAGTGCTACATGCTCTCAGCAAGGGCCCTGCATATTTCGTGGGGCGACAATCCGAACTACTGGGCATGGATCAAACTAGGTTGTGATGAGATCAAAACAAACAAAAG CTTCAAGGAAGCAGCTAAACTCAGGGGGGTTTGGTGGCTGGAAATCCGTGGCAAGATTCACAGCATGCTCCTATCCCAAAACTCAGCATATGCTGCTTACATGGTGTTCAAGCTAGCAGACGCCGGATTCAGCCAGCTGGATTTCCCGTTTCAGGAGGCATCGATAAGCGTTGGAGGGAGCGAATCAACACGGCAAACTTGCCTCCAAGGATACATGAAGGTTGGGGATGACGGAGTGCCTCGTAAACACCTATTGGTATCAAGGACTAGGAATTTAACATTACTTCGTCCGCGTCGTGGTGCAGTACCTCTCACAGATGACATTGTGCTCCCTCGGAAAAGGGCCGATGGCTGGATGGAGGTGGAGCTAGGCGAGTTTTACAATGAGGACGGTGACGACGGTGAGGTGTCCGCCAGCCTAATGGAGACAAAAGGAGGAGTTTGGAAGGATGGTCTTGTTGTGTGGGGCATCGAAATTAGAGCTAAGCAATGA
- the LOC127305397 gene encoding F-box protein PP2-B11 isoform X2: METDACEIERLPDELLAAVISLTTPPDACRAAAVSRAFLAAADSDAVWSRFLPRVLPVFAQGELPCAPPSKKALFHFQRLADEPALLPCQLVSMCVDRATGAKCYMLSARALHISWGDNPNYWAWIKLGCDEIKTNKSFKEAAKLRGVWWLEIRGKIHSMLLSQNSAYAAYMVFKLADAGFSQLDFPFQEASISVGGSESTRQTCLQGYMKYLSQMTLCSLGKGPMAGWRWS, translated from the exons ATGGAGACGGACGCCTGCGAGATTGAGCGCCTGCCGGATGAGCTCCTCGCGGCGGTGATCTCCCTCACGACTCCTCCCGACGCCTGCCGCGCGGCCGCCGTCTCTCGGGCCTTCCTCGCTGCCGCCGACTCCGACGCCGTCTGGTCCCGCTTCCTGCCCCGGGTCCTCCCGGTATTCGCCCAAGGGGAGCTTCCCTGCGCGCCGCCCTCCAAGAAGGCGCTCTTCCACTTCCAACGCCTCGCCGACGAACCGGCCCTCCTCCCGTGCCAACTGGTG AGCATGTGTGTAGACAGGGCTACGGGCGCCAAGTGCTACATGCTCTCAGCAAGGGCCCTGCATATTTCGTGGGGCGACAATCCGAACTACTGGGCATGGATCAAACTAGGTTGTGATGAGATCAAAACAAACAAAAG CTTCAAGGAAGCAGCTAAACTCAGGGGGGTTTGGTGGCTGGAAATCCGTGGCAAGATTCACAGCATGCTCCTATCCCAAAACTCAGCATATGCTGCTTACATGGTGTTCAAGCTAGCAGACGCCGGATTCAGCCAGCTGGATTTCCCGTTTCAGGAGGCATCGATAAGCGTTGGAGGGAGCGAATCAACACGGCAAACTTGCCTCCAAGGATACATGAAG TACCTCTCACAGATGACATTGTGCTCCCTCGGAAAAGGGCCGATGGCTGGATGGAGGTGGAGCTAG